The following proteins are co-located in the Bacteroidia bacterium genome:
- a CDS encoding ATP-binding protein, producing the protein MNKIKFPYGISNFEILSKENYVFVDKTSFIPRLEEERLVCFLRPRKFGKSLWLSILEYYYDTNQAHKFELLFGKYYIGKNPTPLHNTYRILRFDFSGIDSSTKEKAKRGFSVSIQGSLQEFNLKYTVFDTATLSEIIQSRDAEKMLYLFFKNYPKDKPLYLLFDEYDHFTNDILYRSLNEFVESVSKQGYIRKFYEVIKSATQQGIVDRLFITGVSPLTLDALTSGFNILTNLTHNLEFETMLGFTEEEVQQLVELTTQDKALQEKALQEMKEWYNGYRFNKKSTQTLYNSDMVLYYLKEFARTHEAPDRLLDPNIAPDYGKLKQMFQVVNVSKNQEVLEEVLQNGYVDAELVTIYNFEKGFTTADFVNFLAYLGNLTIEKSLFGDTVRFRIPNKVIQVLYWQYYAEVLQERAVLRDDLDKVQESIIDMALYGAYGGFLSLVERLLKGLSNRDYQRFDEKYVKLVFLAYISHSSIFDVRSEEEVRGVGYVDLMFLRKRMEDEPHEYVIELKYLRKEQEGELEKVKAEGRAQLLNYYRGDERLWGKRYLHLLVVVCVKDSLYVEEVDYSA; encoded by the coding sequence ATGAATAAAATAAAATTTCCTTACGGCATCAGCAATTTTGAGATACTTTCCAAAGAAAACTACGTTTTTGTAGATAAAACCTCTTTTATTCCACGATTAGAGGAAGAAAGGTTAGTATGTTTTTTACGCCCGCGCAAGTTCGGTAAAAGCTTGTGGCTATCTATTTTGGAATACTACTACGATACCAATCAAGCACACAAATTTGAACTACTTTTTGGCAAGTACTACATTGGTAAGAACCCCACACCACTGCATAACACTTACCGAATTCTCCGATTTGATTTCAGCGGTATAGATAGCAGTACCAAAGAAAAAGCTAAAAGAGGTTTTAGCGTTTCTATACAAGGAAGTTTACAGGAGTTCAATCTTAAATATACCGTTTTTGACACAGCCACACTTTCAGAAATTATTCAAAGCAGAGATGCAGAGAAAATGCTCTATTTATTTTTTAAAAATTATCCCAAAGATAAACCGCTTTACTTGCTTTTTGATGAATACGACCATTTTACGAATGATATTTTGTACCGCAGTTTGAATGAATTTGTAGAAAGTGTGTCTAAACAAGGGTATATCCGCAAGTTTTACGAAGTTATCAAAAGTGCTACGCAACAAGGAATTGTAGATAGACTGTTTATCACAGGGGTTTCCCCCTTGACTTTGGACGCCCTGACCAGCGGTTTTAACATCCTGACTAACCTTACCCACAACCTTGAATTTGAAACTATGCTCGGCTTTACCGAAGAAGAAGTACAACAATTAGTAGAATTGACTACACAAGATAAAGCTTTACAAGAAAAAGCCCTGCAAGAAATGAAAGAATGGTACAATGGATACCGATTCAATAAAAAATCTACACAAACACTGTACAACTCGGATATGGTTTTATACTATCTCAAAGAATTTGCCCGTACTCACGAAGCTCCTGACAGGTTGTTAGACCCCAACATTGCCCCTGACTATGGCAAACTCAAACAAATGTTTCAAGTGGTCAATGTGAGTAAGAACCAAGAAGTGTTAGAAGAAGTGCTGCAAAATGGCTACGTGGATGCAGAGTTAGTTACAATATACAATTTTGAAAAAGGTTTTACGACTGCGGATTTTGTCAATTTTTTGGCGTATTTGGGGAATTTGACGATTGAAAAGAGTTTGTTTGGGGACACGGTACGGTTCAGGATACCGAATAAGGTTATACAGGTTTTGTATTGGCAGTATTATGCGGAGGTGTTGCAGGAGCGGGCGGTGCTTAGAGATGATTTAGACAAGGTTCAGGAGAGTATTATTGATATGGCGTTGTATGGGGCTTATGGAGGTTTTTTGAGTTTGGTAGAGCGGTTGTTGAAGGGGCTTTCTAATCGGGATTATCAGCGGTTTGATGAGAAGTATGTGAAGTTGGTATTTTTAGCGTATATTTCGCATTCGAGTATATTTGATGTTCGGAGTGAGGAGGAGGTGAGAGGTGTTGGGTATGTAGATTTAATGTTTTTGCGTAAGCGTATGGAGGATGAACCCCATGAGTATGTGATAGAGTTGAAGTATTTGAGGAAGGAGCAGGAGGGGGAGTTAGAGAAGGTGAAAGCGGAAGGGAGGGCGCAGTTGTTGAATTATTATCGTGGGGATGAGCGGTTGTGGGGCAAGCGGTATTTACATTTGTTGGTAGTGGTGTGTGTGAAGGATAGTTTGTACGTGGAGGAGGTAGATTATTCTGCGTGA
- a CDS encoding DUF309 domain-containing protein: MPHPALSNPDFLKGIQEFNNKDFFDAHDTFEAIWHDVRGKEKRCYQAIIQLAIGYYHLCFLNFKGAQSMLTKAVEKLADYQPHALGLDTKHLLEKTEYVLSRIEELAEGKILLKDMPPDFIPKIIIAQNSD, from the coding sequence ATGCCTCATCCCGCTTTATCTAACCCTGATTTTTTGAAAGGTATTCAAGAGTTCAACAACAAAGACTTTTTTGATGCACACGATACTTTTGAAGCCATTTGGCACGACGTTCGTGGCAAAGAAAAAAGGTGCTATCAAGCCATTATTCAATTAGCTATTGGATACTATCATTTGTGTTTTTTGAATTTCAAAGGCGCTCAAAGCATGCTAACCAAAGCTGTGGAAAAACTAGCAGACTATCAGCCACACGCGTTAGGATTAGACACAAAGCATCTTTTGGAAAAAACGGAGTATGTGCTTTCTCGGATAGAAGAATTGGCAGAAGGCAAAATTTTACTCAAAGACATGCCCCCTGACTTTATTCCTAAAATCATAATAGCACAAAACTCCGATTAA